aagtggtagagtctttcagctacaccgatttggcggagtctcagcagcgcgacgcggaacttcaggcgtacatgagcgggagaataaaaaacaatttacgtctaaaacggatacgcccgcccgattcgaacactgaagtgatctgtgacgtgtctaccgggattgcgcgacctttcgtcacgggacaattcaggcgagccgcattcgactcgatgcaccgcttggcgcatccaggtgttaaagcaacggtgagactcgtgacggaacgatatgtgtggccgtccgttaaagccgattgccggagttgggctcgcggttgcgttccgtgccagcgcgcgaaaataaacaagcacgttttcgcgccgccgggaagtttcgacgcgccgaccggaagattcgagcacgtgcacatagacattgtagttcttccggtctcagaggggttcaggtactgtttaacctgcgtcgaccgttttacgcgctggcccgaggctttcccaattcgggatcaagaagcttcgaccgtggcacgcgccttttacgagggttggatttcacggttcggaaccccgttgcgcgtgacgaccgaccagggtcgacaattcgagtcgcgcttGTTTCAGGCATTGTCACAGCTAACAGGTGCAGCCCACTGGCGGACAACGGCCTATCACCCGGCGGCAAACGGAATGGTGGAGAGATTCCACCGCCAATTTAAGGCAGCATTCCGTTGCCAGCAAAACGTCAGCTGGACAAAGGTTCTTCCCACCATCTTGCTGGGCATCCGCGCAGCCTGGAGGGAGGACTTACAATCCACCGCAGCTGAGCTGGTCTACGGCGAGACGCTGCACCTACCAGGGGAATTCCTGGTCCCACAGAGAGCGGAGTCGCTGCCGCTGCCAGGGGATTTTGTCGCGGGATTACGAAAGCATTTCGCGACCCTCGCCCCAACGCCTGGCAGCAATCACTCGACGAAACGAGTTTTCGTTTTCAAGGACCTCGCCACGGCAGAGCATGTGTTCGTGCGGAACGACGCAGTGCGAGGAATCCTCCAGCCGCCATACGACGGCCCATACAGGGTCCTCGAGCGAGGGGACCGGACTTACTCCCTCAGTATCCGGGACAAGGCGGTTACAGTGACCATAGATCGCCTAAAGCCGGCGTACTTGCTGGCTACAGATCCAGCACCGCCGACGATACCATGGGCAACACAGCCAGCGTTACCTGGAGAGTCCGAGGGGCCACCAACACCATCATCACCACCCACTCCGAGCGAGTTTACGGGGCAGCCGCCCCAACCATCGCCACCATCTCGGGGTCCGGCGGTGCCGCCCCCCATAGTAGTACCACCAGGTGCGGGTTTACGCACCACACGGTCCGGAAGAAGAGTGCGTTTCCCGGACCGATTGCAAGTTTCGTGATCGAGTCAATCACTGGCGGGGGGgtgatgtggcggcgacaagccggcgccacgtctccgccatgtgtttagttttaaggcgtaagaatgtttggacgaatgggccgggctgcatgctgtgcgttagcgtcgagcgaatgtctagacgattggtttgagtgtcgcgtagaatgaatgcgtctagccaggacagagtgaaagcgaaccgtgagaatgagaaagaatgatctggatgggatgcatcggtgaccgaatggttagttcagtaagaaccctcatcgggaacggtacgcgagcgtcgcgagtttagttccgattgtaaataaagatagtctaattgtaaccgggttcaattctctcttcccgtcgccgatcccacctcctcaaagctaaaccttctacatcgtattgatttgcagctaagccatgtgtatcgcttgtatttgaagctaactcgtttgtttcgacagcacttgaagctatatcacttatatagtaagtatataaagctaaataatttgtgtcgcatagatatgaaggtaaaccttctacatcgcattgatttgcagataaatcatgtgttttgcatggatttgaagctaactcgtttgtttcgactgcatttgaagatatatcacttatatcgcaagtatctgaagctaaatcatttgtttcgcatggatttgaagctaatccttctacatcgctttgttttgaagctaaattatgtattctgcatggattttatgctaactcgcacggatttgaatctaactcgttagtttcgcctgcatttgttgctatatcacttatatcgcaagtatctggtcctaaatcatttgtttcctacgaatttgaagctaagccttctacttggcaactatttgaagctaaatgatgtgtatcgcatggattttgtagctaacccgttttagtcgtctgcatttgaaactatatcacttatatcccaagtgtttgaagctaaatcatttgttctcatggatttgaagctaaaccttctacatagcattgatttgaagctaaatcatgtgtttcgcttggatttgaagctaaaccttctacatcgcattgatttgaagctaaatgatgtgtgtcgcatggattttgaagctaactcgattgattcgtctgcatttgaagttaaatcacttatatcccaagtgtttgaagctaaatcaattgtttcgcatggatttgaagctaaaccttctacatcgcattcatttgaagctaaataatgtgcttcgcttggatttgtagctaaacctactacatcgctttgttttgaatctaaatcatgtgttttgcatggattttaatcttactcgtttgtttcccctgcatttgaagctatatcacttatatcgcaagtaactgatgctaaattatttgtttcgcatggatttgacgctaaaccttctacattgcattgatttgcagctaaatcatgtgtatcgcatggatttgaagctaagccttctatttcgcatggatttaaatcgaaatgatgtgtatcgcatggattttgaagccaactcgtttgaatcgtctgcatttgaagctatatcacttatatcccacgtgtttgatgctaaatcatttgtttcgcatggatttgaagataagctttctacgtcgcatggatgtaaagctaaatcatgtgttccgcattgatttgaagctaactcgtttgtttcgactgcacttgaaacaatatcacttatatcgctagtatctgaagctataatcatttgtttcgcatggatttaaagctacaccttcaacgtcgcattgatttgcagctaaatcatgagtttcgcatggatctgaagctaacccgtttgtttcgtctgcatttgaagctatttcacttatatcccaagtgtttgaagctaaatcatttgtttcgcatggatttgaagctaaaccttctacatcgcattgatttgatactagatcatgtgtttcgctaagatttgaagctaactcgtttgtgtcgcctgcatttgaagctaaatcatgtatatcacaagtatttgaagctaaaccatttgtttcgcatggatttgaagataagccttctacttcgcattgatttgaagctaaatcatgtgtatcgcatggatttgaagctaactcgtttgtttcgcctgcatttgaagctgaatcatgtatatcacaagtatttgaagctaaaccatttgattcgtatggatttgttgctaaatcttctacttcgcattgatttgaacaaaattatgtttttcgcatggatttgaagctaagccttctacttcgcattgatttgaagcaagatcatgtgtttcgcttggatttgaatctaactcgtttgtttcgcctgcatttgaagctaaatcatgtatatcacgagtatttcaagctaaacaatttgtttcggatggatttgaagataagccttctacttcgcattgatttgaagctaagtcatgtgtttcgcatggatttgaagtcaactcgtttgtttcgtctgcatatgaagctatttcatttatatcgcaagtatttgaagcttaatcatgtgtctcgcttggatttgaaaccaagcattctacttcgcattgatttgatgctaaaccatgtgtttcgaatgaatttgaagcacaatcatgtgtttcgcatggatttgaagctaaatcatgtgtttcgcttggatttgaagctactcgtatgtttcgcatgctgttgaagataaatcatgcatatcacaagtatttgaagctaaaccatttgtttagcatggatttgaagctaaatcatgtgttacggttggatttgaagctaactcgtttgtttcgcatggagttgaagctaaatcatgtatatcacaagtatttgatattaaaccatttgtttcgcattgatttgaagctaagatttctccttcgcattgatttgaatttaaatcatgtgtttcgctagaatttgaagctaattcatttgtctcgcatgcagctgaagctaaatcatgtatatcacaagtatttgatgctataccaattgattcgcagggatttgaaactaagcctcctacttcgcattaatttgaagctaaatcatgtgcttcgcttggatttgaagctaagccttctacttcgcattgatttgaagcaaaatcatgtgattcgcatggatttgaagctaactggtttgtttcgcatgatgttgaagctatatcatgtttatcacaagtatttgaagctaaaccatttgcttcgcaaggatatgtagctaatccttctacttcgcacgaatttgaatctaaatcatgtgtttcgtatggatttgaagctaactcgtttgttacacctgcatttgaagctatctcacttatattcgcgagtatttgatccacaatcattcgtttcgcatggatttgaagctaaataatgtgtttcgattggatttgaagctaactagtctgtttcgcaagcagttgaagctaaatcatgtatatcataagtattagaagctaaaccatttgtatcgcatggatttgaagctaaaccttctacatcgcattgatttgaagctaaatcatgtgttgtgcatggatttgaagctaacacgcttgtttcgtctacatttgaaactatatcacttttgtcccaagtgtttgaagctaaatcatttgttctcatggatttgaagctaaaccttctacatcgcattcatttgcagctaaatcatgtgtttcgcatggatttgaagttaactcgttcgtttcgcctgcatttgatgctatatcacttatatccaaagtatttgaagctaaatcatttgtttcgcatggatttgaagctaaaccttccacatcgcactgatttgaaggtaaatcgtgtgtttcgctcgatatgaagctaactcgtttgtttcgtttgcatttgaagctatatcacttatatcgcaagtatctgaagctaaatcatttgcttcgcatggatttgaatctaaaccttctacatcgcattgatttgcagctaaatcatgtgtatcgcatggttttgaagctaactcgtttgattcgtctgcatttgaagctatatcacttctatcccaagtgtttgacgctgattcatttgcgtcgcatggatttgaagctaaaccttctacataccattgattttaagcttaagcatgtgttttgcatggatttgatgctaactcgtttgcttccactccatttgaagctgtttcagttatatcgcaagtatctgatgctaaatcatttatttcgcatggaattaaagctaaaccttccacatcgcattgatttgaagcttaatcatgtgtttcgcatggatttgaaactaactcggttgtttcgtcagcatttgaagctatatcacttatatcgcaagtatctcaagctaaatcatttgtgtcgaatggatttgaagctaaacctgctacatagcattgatttgaagcttaatcatgtgttttgcatggatttgaacctaactcgtttgtttcgtctgcatttgaagctatatcacgtatatcccaagtgcttgaagctaaatcttttgtttcgcgttgatttgaagttaaaccttctacatcgcattgatttgaagctgaatcatgtgtcttgcttggatttaaagctaactcgtttgtttcgccagcatttggagctatatcacttaaatcgcaagaatctgaagctaaatcttttgtttcgcatggatttgaagctaaaccttctacatcgcaatgatttggagctaaatcatgtgtttcgcttggatttgaagctaagccttctacttcgcattgatttgaagctacatcatgtgtttcgcttggatttgaaaataaatggtttgtttcgcatgcagttgaagctaaatcatgtatgtcacaagtattcgaagcgaaaccatttgttttgcatggatttgaagctaagccttctacttcgcattgatttgaagctaactcgtttgtttcgtcttcaaatgaagctatatcacttatatcgcaagtatttgaggaaaaatcatgtcttttgcatggatttgaaactagctcgtttgtttctcctgcatttgaagctatgtcacttatatcgcaagtatctaaagctaaatcatttgtttcgcatggatttgaagctaactcgtttgtttcgtctgcatttgaagctatatcacatatatcccaagtgtttgaagctcaatcatttgcttcgcttctatttgaagctaatccttctacatcgcattgatttgaagctaaatcatgtgccttgcttggatttaaagctaactcgtttgtttagc
This genomic interval from Megalopta genalis isolate 19385.01 unplaced genomic scaffold, iyMegGena1_principal scaffold0768, whole genome shotgun sequence contains the following:
- the LOC143263576 gene encoding uncharacterized protein LOC143263576, whose amino-acid sequence is MVERFHRQFKAAFRCQQNVSWTKVLPTILLGIRAAWREDLQSTAAELVYGETLHLPGEFLVPQRAESLPLPGDFVAGLRKHFATLAPTPGSNHSTKRVFVFKDLATAEHVFVRNDAVRGILQPPYDGPYRVLERGDRTYSLSIRDKAVTVTIDRLKPAYLLATDPAPPTIPWATQPALPGESEGPPTPSSPPTPSEFTGQPPQPSPPSRGPAVPPPIVVPPGAGLRTTRSGRRVRFPDRLQVS